In Acanthopagrus latus isolate v.2019 chromosome 17, fAcaLat1.1, whole genome shotgun sequence, the following are encoded in one genomic region:
- the LOC119006183 gene encoding CREB-regulated transcription coactivator 2 isoform X4 has product MSATGTGGCGPGPGPTSGSGSGASNPRKFSEKIALHTQRQAEETAAFQEVMMDITSTRLQAQKLRLARSQGPYYSGSLPNVNQIGRNPQDFQGSFPSTLESNRSTRHHGLVERVQRDRRFISPVRPYRNRQVDSSPYNSAYLSPPPDPSWRRTNSDSALHTSVMNPPTGDPFTTGGPTLNPQGSRRTGQSDGEGRRMFPYPVPPIEENVLDEGKLLKPWDTKKLPLLSSRPKSCEVPGINIFTSPEQPSTPTHGVPSALNTGGSLPDLSSLHFPSPLPTPLDQDEPGYLGSSSLSGGSSTGNLASTLTQLGINAANAQGGNGSFHHTQGLLASLQSTLSNPSLQSSLSNPNIQSSLSSHSFSNSLSSASLHSSLSNPSLQSSLSSSPSLPSSLSSQSLHSSLSNSSLQSVSSSNPSYSSGVGGSSSCSSSYSPLLSGGQPSLSTSPRRRAQLSPLILPMGGESRRHHSKQFSPTISPTLSSITQGVPLDTSKLPLDQRLPPYPLSQSHQHQPGSHQPLPGLQGSQPGQQPSQMGQHHHQQLHRLQQQRPNSQQQQQQQQQQQQQQQQLHLQNLRNTHNQHMQHFGTQQRSMGQQVNSANAQQLIKNERPMDQCVQSSTSSQCHVKQEAEQQLPQLQQISHNLATDLYNDALFNSLLDDPYLSLQLTGKSNQQFTADGQGDCLSLNHGGLSCSSTDKNQFPCNTQGPLDMQDPGDQQLLNNQNQNYSGGDGRHNVPNIILTGDSPPGLSKEIASALSHVPGFEMDPFSLDDPLRMDPLALDMLEGDLMLADPAVEDSFRSDRLK; this is encoded by the exons CTTCAGGCCCAGAAGCTCCGTCTTGCGAGGAGTCAGGGTCCGTACTACAGCGGCTCGCTGCCCAACGTCAACCAGATCGGCAGGAACCCTCAGGACTTCCAG GGCTCCTTTCCATCCACTCTCGAGTCCAACCGGTCCACTCGGCACCACGGTCTGGTGGAGCGAGTCCAGAGGGACCGCCGTTTCATCTCGCCGGTCCGACCGTACCGCAACCGACAA GTGGACAGCTCGCCGTATAACTCCGCCTACCTGTCCCCGCCTCCTGACCCCAGCTGGAGAAG GACCAACTCCGACTCGGCCCTCCACACCAGCGTGATGAACCCTCCCACAGGAGACCCCTTCACCACAGGAGGACCCACCCTCAACCCCCAGGGCAGCCGACGCACCG GTCAGAGTGATGGAGAGGGCAGAAgaa TGTTTCCGTATCCCGTCCCCCCGATCGAAGAGAACGTGTTGGATGAAGGGAAACTGCTCAAACCCTGGGACACCAAGAAG ttgCCTCTGCTGTCGTCCCGACCCAAGTCCTGTGAAGTCCCCGGTATCAA taTCTTTACGTCCCCGGAGCAGCCGTCCACACCGACTCATGGCGTCCCATCTGCCCTCAACACCGGCGGCTCGCTGCCCGACCTCTCGAGTCTCCACTTCCCCTCCCCGCTGCCCACGCCGCTCGACCAGGACGAGCCGGGCTATCTCGGATCCTCCTCTCTGAGCGGGGGCAGCAGCACAGGCAACCTGGCCTCCACCCTCACTCAGCTGGGCATCAACGCCGCCAATGCACAGGGAGGCAACGGCAGCTTCCACCACACACAAG GTCTCCTGGCGTCTCTACAGAGCACGCTCAGTAACCCCTCCCTGCAGTCTTCGCTAAGCAACCCCAACATCCAGTCATCGCTCAGCAGCCACTCCTTCTCCAACTCTTTGAGCTCCGCCTCCCTGCACTCATCGCTCAGCAACCCCTCGCTGCAGTcgtccctcagctcctccccctccctgccATCCTCCCTCAGCAGCCAATCGCTGCACTCCTCCCTCAGTAACTCCTCCCTCCAGTCGGTGTCCAGCAGTAACCCCAGCTACAGCAGCGGCGTGGGCGgctccagctcctgctcctcctcctactcGCCGCTGCTCAGCGGAGGCCAGCCATCGCTCAGTACGTCGCCACGGAGACGAGCTCAGCTCTCCCCGCTCATCCTGCCCATGGGAGGGGAGTCACGGAGGCATCACTCCAAACAGTTCTCCCCCACCATCTCCCccactctgtcctccatcacacAG GGCGTCCCTCTGGACACCAGCAAACTGCCTCTGGACCAGAGGCTGCCTCCGTATCCACTCAGCCAGTCCCACCAGCACCAGCCGGGCTCCCACCAGCCTCTCCCCGGTCTGCAGGGCTCCCAGCCCGGCCAGCAGCCTTCTCAGATGGGccagcaccaccaccaacagctgcaccgcctccagcagcagcggccgaattctcagcagcagcagcagcagcagcagcagcagcagcagcagcagcagcagctccacctgcagaaCCTCcgcaacacacacaaccagcaCATGCAGCACTTTGGAACG cagcagaggtcgATGGGGCAGCAGGTGAACTCGGCGAACGCGCAGCAGCTGATAAAGAACGAGAGGCCGATGGATCAGTGCGTCCAGAGCTCCACGTCCTCTCAGTGTCACGTCAAACAGGAAGCGGAGCAGCAGCTGCCTCAGCTCCAACAGATCAGCCACAACCTGGCCACCGACCTCTACAAC GATGCCTTGTTCAACTCTCTACTGGACGACCCATATCTGAGCCTGCAGCTCACAGGCAAATCCAACCAGCAG TTCACAGCGGACGGTCAGGgcgactgtctgtctctgaaccACGGcgggctgagctgcagcagcaccgaCAAGAACCAGTTTCCCTGCAACACCCAGGGGCCCCTGGACATGCAGGACCCCGGggaccagcagctcctcaacaaccagaaccagaactacaGCGGCGGGGACGGACGACACAACGTGCCCAACATCATCCTCACCG GTGACTCACCGCCGGGTCTGTCTAAAGAGATCGCCAGCGCTCTGTCTCACGTCCCCGGCTTCGAGATGGATCCCTTCTCCCTGGACGACCCGCTCAGGATGGACCCGCTGGCTCTGGACATGCTGGAAGGCGACCTGATGCTCGCCGACCCGGCTGTGGAGGACTCTTTCCGATCTGACCGGCTGAAGTGA
- the LOC119006183 gene encoding CREB-regulated transcription coactivator 2 isoform X1, whose protein sequence is MSATGTGGCGPGPGPTSGSGSGASNPRKFSEKIALHTQRQAEETAAFQEVMMDITSTRLQAQKLRLARSQGPYYSGSLPNVNQIGRNPQDFQGSFPSTLESNRSTRHHGLVERVQRDRRFISPVRPYRNRQVDSSPYNSAYLSPPPDPSWRRNWSGNFPGDKSQLFRLPTTALNRTNSDSALHTSVMNPPTGDPFTTGGPTLNPQGSRRTGQSDGEGRRMFPYPVPPIEENVLDEGKLLKPWDTKKLPLLSSRPKSCEVPGINIFTSPEQPSTPTHGVPSALNTGGSLPDLSSLHFPSPLPTPLDQDEPGYLGSSSLSGGSSTGNLASTLTQLGINAANAQGGNGSFHHTQGLLASLQSTLSNPSLQSSLSNPNIQSSLSSHSFSNSLSSASLHSSLSNPSLQSSLSSSPSLPSSLSSQSLHSSLSNSSLQSVSSSNPSYSSGVGGSSSCSSSYSPLLSGGQPSLSTSPRRRAQLSPLILPMGGESRRHHSKQFSPTISPTLSSITQGVPLDTSKLPLDQRLPPYPLSQSHQHQPGSHQPLPGLQGSQPGQQPSQMGQHHHQQLHRLQQQRPNSQQQQQQQQQQQQQQQQLHLQNLRNTHNQHMQHFGTQQRSMGQQVNSANAQQLIKNERPMDQCVQSSTSSQCHVKQEAEQQLPQLQQISHNLATDLYNDALFNSLLDDPYLSLQLTGKSNQQFTADGQGDCLSLNHGGLSCSSTDKNQFPCNTQGPLDMQDPGDQQLLNNQNQNYSGGDGRHNVPNIILTGDSPPGLSKEIASALSHVPGFEMDPFSLDDPLRMDPLALDMLEGDLMLADPAVEDSFRSDRLK, encoded by the exons CTTCAGGCCCAGAAGCTCCGTCTTGCGAGGAGTCAGGGTCCGTACTACAGCGGCTCGCTGCCCAACGTCAACCAGATCGGCAGGAACCCTCAGGACTTCCAG GGCTCCTTTCCATCCACTCTCGAGTCCAACCGGTCCACTCGGCACCACGGTCTGGTGGAGCGAGTCCAGAGGGACCGCCGTTTCATCTCGCCGGTCCGACCGTACCGCAACCGACAA GTGGACAGCTCGCCGTATAACTCCGCCTACCTGTCCCCGCCTCCTGACCCCAGCTGGAGAAG GAATTGGTCCGGAAACTTCCCCGGGGATAAAAGCCAGTTGTTTCGTCTTCCCACCACTGCACTCAACAG GACCAACTCCGACTCGGCCCTCCACACCAGCGTGATGAACCCTCCCACAGGAGACCCCTTCACCACAGGAGGACCCACCCTCAACCCCCAGGGCAGCCGACGCACCG GTCAGAGTGATGGAGAGGGCAGAAgaa TGTTTCCGTATCCCGTCCCCCCGATCGAAGAGAACGTGTTGGATGAAGGGAAACTGCTCAAACCCTGGGACACCAAGAAG ttgCCTCTGCTGTCGTCCCGACCCAAGTCCTGTGAAGTCCCCGGTATCAA taTCTTTACGTCCCCGGAGCAGCCGTCCACACCGACTCATGGCGTCCCATCTGCCCTCAACACCGGCGGCTCGCTGCCCGACCTCTCGAGTCTCCACTTCCCCTCCCCGCTGCCCACGCCGCTCGACCAGGACGAGCCGGGCTATCTCGGATCCTCCTCTCTGAGCGGGGGCAGCAGCACAGGCAACCTGGCCTCCACCCTCACTCAGCTGGGCATCAACGCCGCCAATGCACAGGGAGGCAACGGCAGCTTCCACCACACACAAG GTCTCCTGGCGTCTCTACAGAGCACGCTCAGTAACCCCTCCCTGCAGTCTTCGCTAAGCAACCCCAACATCCAGTCATCGCTCAGCAGCCACTCCTTCTCCAACTCTTTGAGCTCCGCCTCCCTGCACTCATCGCTCAGCAACCCCTCGCTGCAGTcgtccctcagctcctccccctccctgccATCCTCCCTCAGCAGCCAATCGCTGCACTCCTCCCTCAGTAACTCCTCCCTCCAGTCGGTGTCCAGCAGTAACCCCAGCTACAGCAGCGGCGTGGGCGgctccagctcctgctcctcctcctactcGCCGCTGCTCAGCGGAGGCCAGCCATCGCTCAGTACGTCGCCACGGAGACGAGCTCAGCTCTCCCCGCTCATCCTGCCCATGGGAGGGGAGTCACGGAGGCATCACTCCAAACAGTTCTCCCCCACCATCTCCCccactctgtcctccatcacacAG GGCGTCCCTCTGGACACCAGCAAACTGCCTCTGGACCAGAGGCTGCCTCCGTATCCACTCAGCCAGTCCCACCAGCACCAGCCGGGCTCCCACCAGCCTCTCCCCGGTCTGCAGGGCTCCCAGCCCGGCCAGCAGCCTTCTCAGATGGGccagcaccaccaccaacagctgcaccgcctccagcagcagcggccgaattctcagcagcagcagcagcagcagcagcagcagcagcagcagcagcagcagctccacctgcagaaCCTCcgcaacacacacaaccagcaCATGCAGCACTTTGGAACG cagcagaggtcgATGGGGCAGCAGGTGAACTCGGCGAACGCGCAGCAGCTGATAAAGAACGAGAGGCCGATGGATCAGTGCGTCCAGAGCTCCACGTCCTCTCAGTGTCACGTCAAACAGGAAGCGGAGCAGCAGCTGCCTCAGCTCCAACAGATCAGCCACAACCTGGCCACCGACCTCTACAAC GATGCCTTGTTCAACTCTCTACTGGACGACCCATATCTGAGCCTGCAGCTCACAGGCAAATCCAACCAGCAG TTCACAGCGGACGGTCAGGgcgactgtctgtctctgaaccACGGcgggctgagctgcagcagcaccgaCAAGAACCAGTTTCCCTGCAACACCCAGGGGCCCCTGGACATGCAGGACCCCGGggaccagcagctcctcaacaaccagaaccagaactacaGCGGCGGGGACGGACGACACAACGTGCCCAACATCATCCTCACCG GTGACTCACCGCCGGGTCTGTCTAAAGAGATCGCCAGCGCTCTGTCTCACGTCCCCGGCTTCGAGATGGATCCCTTCTCCCTGGACGACCCGCTCAGGATGGACCCGCTGGCTCTGGACATGCTGGAAGGCGACCTGATGCTCGCCGACCCGGCTGTGGAGGACTCTTTCCGATCTGACCGGCTGAAGTGA
- the LOC119006183 gene encoding CREB-regulated transcription coactivator 2 isoform X2 translates to MSATGTGGCGPGPGPTSGSGSGASNPRKFSEKIALHTQRQAEETAAFQEVMMDITSTRLQAQKLRLARSQGPYYSGSLPNVNQIGRNPQDFQGSFPSTLESNRSTRHHGLVERVQRDRRFISPVRPYRNRQVDSSPYNSAYLSPPPDPSWRRNWSGNFPGDKSQLFRLPTTALNRTNSDSALHTSVMNPPTGDPFTTGGPTLNPQGSRRTGQSDGEGRRMFPYPVPPIEENVLDEGKLLKPWDTKKLPLLSSRPKSCEVPGINIFTSPEQPSTPTHGVPSALNTGGSLPDLSSLHFPSPLPTPLDQDEPGYLGSSSLSGGSSTGNLASTLTQLGINAANAQGGNGSFHHTQGLLASLQSTLSNPSLQSSLSNPNIQSSLSSHSFSNSLSSASLHSSLSNPSLQSSLSSSPSLPSSLSSQSLHSSLSNSSLQSVSSSNPSYSSGVGGSSSCSSSYSPLLSGGQPSLSTSPRRRAQLSPLILPMGGESRRHHSKQFSPTISPTLSSITQGVPLDTSKLPLDQRLPPYPLSQSHQHQPGSHQPLPGLQGSQPGQQPSQMGQHHHQQLHRLQQQRPNSQQQQQQQQQQQQQQQQLHLQNLRNTHNQHMQHFGTQRSMGQQVNSANAQQLIKNERPMDQCVQSSTSSQCHVKQEAEQQLPQLQQISHNLATDLYNDALFNSLLDDPYLSLQLTGKSNQQFTADGQGDCLSLNHGGLSCSSTDKNQFPCNTQGPLDMQDPGDQQLLNNQNQNYSGGDGRHNVPNIILTGDSPPGLSKEIASALSHVPGFEMDPFSLDDPLRMDPLALDMLEGDLMLADPAVEDSFRSDRLK, encoded by the exons CTTCAGGCCCAGAAGCTCCGTCTTGCGAGGAGTCAGGGTCCGTACTACAGCGGCTCGCTGCCCAACGTCAACCAGATCGGCAGGAACCCTCAGGACTTCCAG GGCTCCTTTCCATCCACTCTCGAGTCCAACCGGTCCACTCGGCACCACGGTCTGGTGGAGCGAGTCCAGAGGGACCGCCGTTTCATCTCGCCGGTCCGACCGTACCGCAACCGACAA GTGGACAGCTCGCCGTATAACTCCGCCTACCTGTCCCCGCCTCCTGACCCCAGCTGGAGAAG GAATTGGTCCGGAAACTTCCCCGGGGATAAAAGCCAGTTGTTTCGTCTTCCCACCACTGCACTCAACAG GACCAACTCCGACTCGGCCCTCCACACCAGCGTGATGAACCCTCCCACAGGAGACCCCTTCACCACAGGAGGACCCACCCTCAACCCCCAGGGCAGCCGACGCACCG GTCAGAGTGATGGAGAGGGCAGAAgaa TGTTTCCGTATCCCGTCCCCCCGATCGAAGAGAACGTGTTGGATGAAGGGAAACTGCTCAAACCCTGGGACACCAAGAAG ttgCCTCTGCTGTCGTCCCGACCCAAGTCCTGTGAAGTCCCCGGTATCAA taTCTTTACGTCCCCGGAGCAGCCGTCCACACCGACTCATGGCGTCCCATCTGCCCTCAACACCGGCGGCTCGCTGCCCGACCTCTCGAGTCTCCACTTCCCCTCCCCGCTGCCCACGCCGCTCGACCAGGACGAGCCGGGCTATCTCGGATCCTCCTCTCTGAGCGGGGGCAGCAGCACAGGCAACCTGGCCTCCACCCTCACTCAGCTGGGCATCAACGCCGCCAATGCACAGGGAGGCAACGGCAGCTTCCACCACACACAAG GTCTCCTGGCGTCTCTACAGAGCACGCTCAGTAACCCCTCCCTGCAGTCTTCGCTAAGCAACCCCAACATCCAGTCATCGCTCAGCAGCCACTCCTTCTCCAACTCTTTGAGCTCCGCCTCCCTGCACTCATCGCTCAGCAACCCCTCGCTGCAGTcgtccctcagctcctccccctccctgccATCCTCCCTCAGCAGCCAATCGCTGCACTCCTCCCTCAGTAACTCCTCCCTCCAGTCGGTGTCCAGCAGTAACCCCAGCTACAGCAGCGGCGTGGGCGgctccagctcctgctcctcctcctactcGCCGCTGCTCAGCGGAGGCCAGCCATCGCTCAGTACGTCGCCACGGAGACGAGCTCAGCTCTCCCCGCTCATCCTGCCCATGGGAGGGGAGTCACGGAGGCATCACTCCAAACAGTTCTCCCCCACCATCTCCCccactctgtcctccatcacacAG GGCGTCCCTCTGGACACCAGCAAACTGCCTCTGGACCAGAGGCTGCCTCCGTATCCACTCAGCCAGTCCCACCAGCACCAGCCGGGCTCCCACCAGCCTCTCCCCGGTCTGCAGGGCTCCCAGCCCGGCCAGCAGCCTTCTCAGATGGGccagcaccaccaccaacagctgcaccgcctccagcagcagcggccgaattctcagcagcagcagcagcagcagcagcagcagcagcagcagcagcagcagctccacctgcagaaCCTCcgcaacacacacaaccagcaCATGCAGCACTTTGGAACG cagaggtcgATGGGGCAGCAGGTGAACTCGGCGAACGCGCAGCAGCTGATAAAGAACGAGAGGCCGATGGATCAGTGCGTCCAGAGCTCCACGTCCTCTCAGTGTCACGTCAAACAGGAAGCGGAGCAGCAGCTGCCTCAGCTCCAACAGATCAGCCACAACCTGGCCACCGACCTCTACAAC GATGCCTTGTTCAACTCTCTACTGGACGACCCATATCTGAGCCTGCAGCTCACAGGCAAATCCAACCAGCAG TTCACAGCGGACGGTCAGGgcgactgtctgtctctgaaccACGGcgggctgagctgcagcagcaccgaCAAGAACCAGTTTCCCTGCAACACCCAGGGGCCCCTGGACATGCAGGACCCCGGggaccagcagctcctcaacaaccagaaccagaactacaGCGGCGGGGACGGACGACACAACGTGCCCAACATCATCCTCACCG GTGACTCACCGCCGGGTCTGTCTAAAGAGATCGCCAGCGCTCTGTCTCACGTCCCCGGCTTCGAGATGGATCCCTTCTCCCTGGACGACCCGCTCAGGATGGACCCGCTGGCTCTGGACATGCTGGAAGGCGACCTGATGCTCGCCGACCCGGCTGTGGAGGACTCTTTCCGATCTGACCGGCTGAAGTGA
- the LOC119006183 gene encoding CREB-regulated transcription coactivator 2 isoform X3: MSATGTGGCGPGPGPTSGSGSGASNPRKFSEKIALHTQRQAEETAAFQEVMMDITSTRLQAQKLRLARSQGPYYSGSLPNVNQIGRNPQDFQGSFPSTLESNRSTRHHGLVERVQRDRRFISPVRPYRNRQVDSSPYNSAYLSPPPDPSWRRNWSGNFPGDKSQLFRLPTTALNRTNSDSALHTSVMNPPTGDPFTTGGPTLNPQGSRRTGQSDGEGRRMFPYPVPPIEENVLDEGKLLKPWDTKKLPLLSSRPKSCEVPGINIFTSPEQPSTPTHGVPSALNTGGSLPDLSSLHFPSPLPTPLDQDEPGYLGSSSLSGGSSTGNLASTLTQLGINAANAQGGNGSFHHTQGLLASLQSTLSNPSLQSSLSNPNIQSSLSSHSFSNSLSSASLHSSLSNPSLQSSLSSSPSLPSSLSSQSLHSSLSNSSLQSVSSSNPSYSSGVGGSSSCSSSYSPLLSGGQPSLSTSPRRRAQLSPLILPMGGESRRHHSKQFSPTISPTLSSITQGVPLDTSKLPLDQRLPPYPLSQSHQHQPGSHQPLPGLQGSQPGQQPSQMGQHHHQQLHRLQQQRPNSQQQQQQQQQQQQQQQQLHLQNLRNTHNQHMQHFGTRSMGQQVNSANAQQLIKNERPMDQCVQSSTSSQCHVKQEAEQQLPQLQQISHNLATDLYNDALFNSLLDDPYLSLQLTGKSNQQFTADGQGDCLSLNHGGLSCSSTDKNQFPCNTQGPLDMQDPGDQQLLNNQNQNYSGGDGRHNVPNIILTGDSPPGLSKEIASALSHVPGFEMDPFSLDDPLRMDPLALDMLEGDLMLADPAVEDSFRSDRLK; the protein is encoded by the exons CTTCAGGCCCAGAAGCTCCGTCTTGCGAGGAGTCAGGGTCCGTACTACAGCGGCTCGCTGCCCAACGTCAACCAGATCGGCAGGAACCCTCAGGACTTCCAG GGCTCCTTTCCATCCACTCTCGAGTCCAACCGGTCCACTCGGCACCACGGTCTGGTGGAGCGAGTCCAGAGGGACCGCCGTTTCATCTCGCCGGTCCGACCGTACCGCAACCGACAA GTGGACAGCTCGCCGTATAACTCCGCCTACCTGTCCCCGCCTCCTGACCCCAGCTGGAGAAG GAATTGGTCCGGAAACTTCCCCGGGGATAAAAGCCAGTTGTTTCGTCTTCCCACCACTGCACTCAACAG GACCAACTCCGACTCGGCCCTCCACACCAGCGTGATGAACCCTCCCACAGGAGACCCCTTCACCACAGGAGGACCCACCCTCAACCCCCAGGGCAGCCGACGCACCG GTCAGAGTGATGGAGAGGGCAGAAgaa TGTTTCCGTATCCCGTCCCCCCGATCGAAGAGAACGTGTTGGATGAAGGGAAACTGCTCAAACCCTGGGACACCAAGAAG ttgCCTCTGCTGTCGTCCCGACCCAAGTCCTGTGAAGTCCCCGGTATCAA taTCTTTACGTCCCCGGAGCAGCCGTCCACACCGACTCATGGCGTCCCATCTGCCCTCAACACCGGCGGCTCGCTGCCCGACCTCTCGAGTCTCCACTTCCCCTCCCCGCTGCCCACGCCGCTCGACCAGGACGAGCCGGGCTATCTCGGATCCTCCTCTCTGAGCGGGGGCAGCAGCACAGGCAACCTGGCCTCCACCCTCACTCAGCTGGGCATCAACGCCGCCAATGCACAGGGAGGCAACGGCAGCTTCCACCACACACAAG GTCTCCTGGCGTCTCTACAGAGCACGCTCAGTAACCCCTCCCTGCAGTCTTCGCTAAGCAACCCCAACATCCAGTCATCGCTCAGCAGCCACTCCTTCTCCAACTCTTTGAGCTCCGCCTCCCTGCACTCATCGCTCAGCAACCCCTCGCTGCAGTcgtccctcagctcctccccctccctgccATCCTCCCTCAGCAGCCAATCGCTGCACTCCTCCCTCAGTAACTCCTCCCTCCAGTCGGTGTCCAGCAGTAACCCCAGCTACAGCAGCGGCGTGGGCGgctccagctcctgctcctcctcctactcGCCGCTGCTCAGCGGAGGCCAGCCATCGCTCAGTACGTCGCCACGGAGACGAGCTCAGCTCTCCCCGCTCATCCTGCCCATGGGAGGGGAGTCACGGAGGCATCACTCCAAACAGTTCTCCCCCACCATCTCCCccactctgtcctccatcacacAG GGCGTCCCTCTGGACACCAGCAAACTGCCTCTGGACCAGAGGCTGCCTCCGTATCCACTCAGCCAGTCCCACCAGCACCAGCCGGGCTCCCACCAGCCTCTCCCCGGTCTGCAGGGCTCCCAGCCCGGCCAGCAGCCTTCTCAGATGGGccagcaccaccaccaacagctgcaccgcctccagcagcagcggccgaattctcagcagcagcagcagcagcagcagcagcagcagcagcagcagcagcagctccacctgcagaaCCTCcgcaacacacacaaccagcaCATGCAGCACTTTGGAACG aggtcgATGGGGCAGCAGGTGAACTCGGCGAACGCGCAGCAGCTGATAAAGAACGAGAGGCCGATGGATCAGTGCGTCCAGAGCTCCACGTCCTCTCAGTGTCACGTCAAACAGGAAGCGGAGCAGCAGCTGCCTCAGCTCCAACAGATCAGCCACAACCTGGCCACCGACCTCTACAAC GATGCCTTGTTCAACTCTCTACTGGACGACCCATATCTGAGCCTGCAGCTCACAGGCAAATCCAACCAGCAG TTCACAGCGGACGGTCAGGgcgactgtctgtctctgaaccACGGcgggctgagctgcagcagcaccgaCAAGAACCAGTTTCCCTGCAACACCCAGGGGCCCCTGGACATGCAGGACCCCGGggaccagcagctcctcaacaaccagaaccagaactacaGCGGCGGGGACGGACGACACAACGTGCCCAACATCATCCTCACCG GTGACTCACCGCCGGGTCTGTCTAAAGAGATCGCCAGCGCTCTGTCTCACGTCCCCGGCTTCGAGATGGATCCCTTCTCCCTGGACGACCCGCTCAGGATGGACCCGCTGGCTCTGGACATGCTGGAAGGCGACCTGATGCTCGCCGACCCGGCTGTGGAGGACTCTTTCCGATCTGACCGGCTGAAGTGA